In the genome of Marispirochaeta sp., one region contains:
- a CDS encoding iron-containing alcohol dehydrogenase — translation MKRRILPTGTIICGTAAVEQIGHELSLRGIRRVRAVCDKSMLGKTARLLSRMEPDPGTEILIASSDEELPQESDGLILMGTLPVPEQQRHSFVLKIPFTLEDLSPRMSGVDMLVLDRRLFQQQSTLEPFFRELYRETLREESSYPFPLRFPAAFQFSADTELIWGDETLQELDLLLKRDGVRAPMLITDKGITAAGLIETLLDTLDAGLDVVVRDKVPPDSDHRLVDGLAVDFREYRRDALIAIGGGSVLDTAKGISISLGLSGKKILALEGSNILPPPDIPLYMVPTTSGTGSESTKVAVIADHQEKRKRLFVSPFLQPRAAVLDSSLTLSLPPHLSSITGMDAVSHAIEAFTCLGKNPLSDMMAWRALELLSAHLEQAAAFPDRIVHRRGLALASTLAGRAFSNSMVGMVHSIGHAVGGVCGASHGACMAVLLPHALEFNGEIIADSLEELLIPLTNRENYEHTAAVARPEAVIQRIRELNSSLREITGGRHPNRLREILGKEGVPLIKPVDFAAIAEAALGDASLMYNPKELDRGDILQILQDAW, via the coding sequence ATGAAGCGCCGGATTCTGCCGACGGGAACAATAATCTGCGGTACCGCGGCGGTGGAACAGATTGGCCACGAGCTCAGCCTCCGGGGCATCCGCAGGGTAAGGGCGGTCTGCGACAAGAGTATGCTCGGAAAAACCGCGAGGCTCCTCTCCCGCATGGAACCCGATCCTGGAACAGAAATCCTGATTGCATCGTCGGATGAGGAACTGCCGCAGGAGAGTGACGGCCTGATTCTAATGGGGACTCTCCCCGTACCGGAACAGCAGAGACACAGTTTCGTACTGAAGATCCCCTTTACCCTCGAGGACCTCTCGCCCCGGATGTCCGGGGTGGATATGCTCGTGCTGGATCGCCGGCTTTTTCAGCAACAAAGCACCCTTGAACCTTTCTTCCGGGAACTCTATCGTGAAACCCTCAGAGAAGAAAGCAGCTATCCTTTTCCCTTACGATTTCCCGCGGCATTCCAGTTTTCCGCCGACACAGAACTGATCTGGGGAGACGAAACCCTGCAGGAACTCGATCTTCTACTCAAACGGGATGGGGTAAGGGCTCCAATGCTGATTACCGACAAAGGAATAACAGCAGCCGGGCTGATTGAAACACTGCTGGATACCCTGGACGCCGGGCTGGATGTTGTGGTCCGGGACAAGGTCCCTCCCGACTCGGACCACAGACTGGTAGATGGTCTGGCGGTAGATTTCAGGGAATACCGAAGGGATGCGCTTATAGCCATTGGAGGGGGGTCTGTTCTGGATACCGCCAAGGGAATCAGCATCAGCCTTGGTCTGTCAGGAAAGAAGATACTTGCCCTGGAAGGCTCAAACATTCTGCCTCCCCCGGATATCCCGCTGTATATGGTACCCACAACCTCGGGAACAGGTTCTGAATCCACTAAAGTCGCTGTCATTGCAGACCATCAGGAAAAGCGAAAACGGCTTTTTGTTTCTCCCTTTCTTCAGCCCCGGGCAGCGGTACTGGACAGTTCCCTGACCCTTTCCCTGCCGCCGCACTTAAGCTCAATAACCGGAATGGATGCCGTCAGTCACGCCATAGAAGCCTTTACCTGCCTGGGGAAGAACCCTTTGAGCGACATGATGGCCTGGCGGGCTCTGGAGCTCCTTTCGGCCCATCTGGAACAGGCCGCAGCTTTTCCTGATCGGATAGTTCACCGCCGGGGCCTGGCCCTGGCGTCCACCCTTGCCGGCAGGGCATTTTCCAACTCCATGGTCGGGATGGTACACAGCATTGGTCATGCTGTCGGCGGAGTCTGCGGCGCTTCTCACGGTGCATGTATGGCGGTACTGCTGCCCCATGCCCTGGAGTTTAACGGCGAGATCATTGCCGACAGCCTGGAAGAACTGCTGATTCCCCTTACAAACCGGGAGAACTATGAGCATACTGCCGCAGTTGCCAGACCTGAAGCGGTAATACAGCGTATCCGGGAACTGAACAGCTCCTTACGGGAGATTACAGGAGGCAGGCACCCGAACCGCCTGCGGGAAATCCTCGGCAAGGAGGGTGTTCCGCTCATTAAACCTGTCGATTTCGCAGCTATAGCTGAGGCAGCCCTGGGGGACGCATCCCTGATGTATAATCCTAAAGAACTGGATCGCGGGGATATCCTGCAAATCCTGCAGGACGCCTGGTAG
- a CDS encoding AzlC family ABC transporter permease: MKTHDPFSSLIRTHRPAAEFLKGARDTIPLLIGALPFGMIYGTLAVTAGLSRAAAMGMSAIVFAGSAQFIAVGLIGAGTPVMIIIVTTFVVNLRHLLYSTTLLPHLKKLPLIWRMPLAFWLTDETFAVSVHRWTAEDSSPNKHWYQLGSSLAMYLNWQFWSFMGLVVGASLPDAAGWGLDVAMPVTFIGMTIPFVKSVPMLACVLTAAFSALLFNGLPYKAGLMIACAAGILAGLISERMRIENGRRRSL, encoded by the coding sequence ATGAAGACTCACGACCCTTTTTCATCTCTTATCCGGACCCACAGGCCTGCTGCTGAATTCCTGAAGGGCGCCCGGGACACCATCCCGCTCCTTATAGGGGCCCTGCCTTTCGGTATGATCTATGGAACCCTGGCTGTAACCGCCGGGTTAAGCAGGGCGGCAGCCATGGGAATGTCGGCCATCGTCTTTGCGGGATCGGCCCAGTTTATCGCTGTCGGACTGATTGGCGCCGGAACCCCGGTAATGATCATCATTGTGACCACGTTTGTCGTCAACCTGCGTCATCTGCTCTACAGCACAACCCTGCTTCCTCACCTGAAGAAACTGCCCCTGATCTGGCGTATGCCCCTGGCCTTCTGGCTGACGGACGAAACTTTTGCCGTGTCGGTCCACCGCTGGACCGCCGAAGACTCCTCTCCCAATAAACACTGGTACCAGCTTGGTTCCTCCCTGGCGATGTACCTGAACTGGCAGTTCTGGTCTTTTATGGGTCTTGTGGTCGGAGCGAGTCTTCCCGACGCCGCCGGCTGGGGACTCGATGTAGCCATGCCGGTGACATTCATCGGCATGACCATCCCCTTTGTAAAAAGTGTACCCATGCTGGCGTGCGTTCTGACTGCAGCCTTCAGCGCCTTGCTGTTTAACGGGCTGCCCTACAAAGCCGGATTGATGATTGCCTGCGCCGCTGGTATTCTGGCCGGATTAATCAGCGAAAGAATGCGCATCGAGAACGGCAGAAGGAGAAGCCTGTGA
- a CDS encoding AzlD domain-containing protein, with translation MSGTELAIILGMAAVTFGIRGLVLLFSGRIKIYGAWERALVYVPPAVLSAIIAPSVLMPQGSLDLGTGNFYLISGSAALLAGIVFRRYALWAAIVTGLTVFGLYRFFLL, from the coding sequence GTGAGTGGAACAGAACTGGCGATAATCCTCGGGATGGCTGCGGTTACCTTTGGTATTCGAGGGCTGGTTCTGCTTTTCTCCGGACGCATAAAGATCTACGGTGCCTGGGAGAGAGCTCTTGTCTATGTCCCTCCTGCAGTACTCAGCGCGATAATCGCGCCGTCGGTACTGATGCCCCAGGGCAGTCTTGATCTGGGAACCGGGAATTTCTACCTGATAAGCGGTTCTGCCGCCCTGCTGGCGGGAATTGTGTTCCGGCGTTATGCCCTGTGGGCCGCAATTGTCACAGGATTGACTGTCTTTGGCCTTTACCGCTTTTTCTTGCTATAG
- a CDS encoding GGDEF domain-containing protein — MRLIDNTENRELIRVLSLAPLFSSLGHQELDFIAGYCAIYEFDADEHIYCVGSVRAELFVIVHGSVGIYRTTDEQDEEAVARFVQGESFGELGLLSEEPREELARTENVSRVLIFPRRNMQFTEILASRPEIASRLLRKLMEAAASRLRHANRLIKQNSPWIRELQRQVYTDPLTGLPNRTFLEENLGSFFSSGQCSLLMFKPDNFKQINDSFGHKAGDAGIRQIGRLLTRTVLPEEQIARFMGNEYALICPGTDIKEAMERAREVQELLCSLNYTYEGKPNNIVVTASAGIAVYPAHAVSPGRLIEKAHSLALRGRTLGGRQLLIASPEADTTQ, encoded by the coding sequence GTGAGACTGATTGACAACACAGAAAACAGAGAATTGATCAGGGTCTTGAGCCTGGCCCCGCTTTTTTCCTCCCTTGGCCACCAGGAACTTGATTTTATTGCCGGTTACTGCGCTATATATGAGTTCGATGCGGACGAACATATCTACTGCGTCGGATCGGTGCGGGCCGAACTTTTTGTAATTGTTCATGGAAGCGTCGGCATTTACCGGACAACGGATGAACAGGACGAAGAAGCAGTGGCCCGGTTTGTACAGGGAGAAAGCTTCGGCGAGCTCGGCCTTCTGTCTGAAGAGCCCCGGGAGGAGCTGGCCAGAACTGAGAATGTCTCCCGCGTCCTGATATTTCCACGACGGAACATGCAGTTTACAGAAATTCTCGCATCCCGGCCGGAAATCGCCTCCCGGCTGCTGCGCAAGTTGATGGAAGCTGCCGCTTCCAGGCTGCGTCACGCCAATCGTCTTATCAAGCAGAACTCACCCTGGATTCGTGAGCTGCAGCGCCAAGTCTACACGGACCCGCTGACAGGGCTTCCCAACAGGACATTTCTGGAGGAAAACCTGGGCTCTTTCTTCTCATCAGGCCAATGTTCCCTTCTTATGTTCAAGCCGGACAACTTCAAACAGATCAACGATTCCTTTGGTCATAAAGCCGGGGACGCAGGGATACGGCAGATCGGCCGCTTACTCACCCGCACCGTCCTTCCGGAGGAGCAAATCGCCCGTTTTATGGGAAACGAATACGCCCTGATCTGTCCAGGAACAGACATTAAAGAAGCTATGGAACGGGCCCGGGAGGTACAGGAACTGCTTTGCTCACTCAATTACACATATGAGGGAAAACCCAATAACATCGTTGTTACAGCAAGTGCTGGTATTGCCGTCTATCCCGCGCACGCTGTCAGTCCGGGCAGGCTGATCGAAAAGGCTCACAGCCTGGCTTTGCGAGGCAGAACACTGGGAGGACGACAGCTGCTGATCGCTTCGCCGGAGGCAGACACAACTCAATGA
- a CDS encoding GGDEF domain-containing protein — protein MKDRNFLHSVDIFSSLLDEELDILISLLNTLSFKKEELLFSEGDDGEELFIVRSGTMGISVVLADGEELEVAEFGPREFFGEMSIFEGETRSATCRAKEKGTLLSLKAGDFFRMADRYPETANRIMHRMLNITARRLRKTNLFLNEMVSWGESARKRAITDDLTGLYNRGFFDINLKRKISEALAAGEPLCLAMADLDGFGMLNAIHGETVCNQVIQRAVEVFYQSFDERDILTRYGGDEFAFILPGRNLREAKELCDDICRRMRSMTVEVQSKAPIRISTSIGIAAVSDDAPFGDDLVKLADEALYKAKEAGRGRAVTYSGR, from the coding sequence ATGAAAGACAGGAATTTTCTTCACAGTGTGGACATTTTCTCCTCCCTTTTGGATGAAGAACTGGATATCCTGATCAGTTTGCTGAATACCCTTTCATTTAAAAAAGAGGAACTCCTCTTTTCCGAGGGAGACGATGGAGAAGAGCTCTTCATTGTCCGCAGCGGAACAATGGGGATCAGCGTAGTATTGGCGGATGGTGAAGAACTGGAGGTTGCAGAGTTCGGGCCCCGGGAGTTCTTTGGCGAAATGTCAATTTTTGAGGGAGAAACCCGCTCCGCTACCTGCCGTGCGAAGGAAAAAGGAACGCTTCTGAGCCTGAAAGCCGGTGATTTTTTCCGCATGGCCGACAGGTATCCGGAAACAGCGAACAGAATAATGCACCGTATGCTTAATATCACCGCCCGCCGTCTGCGAAAAACCAATCTCTTTCTGAATGAGATGGTCAGCTGGGGGGAGTCCGCCCGCAAACGGGCCATTACCGACGACCTGACAGGCTTGTACAACCGGGGTTTTTTCGACATCAACCTGAAACGGAAAATCTCGGAAGCCCTTGCGGCGGGAGAACCTCTCTGCCTGGCAATGGCGGACCTCGACGGATTCGGCATGCTGAATGCCATCCACGGAGAAACCGTATGTAACCAGGTAATTCAGAGGGCAGTGGAAGTTTTTTATCAGTCTTTTGACGAAAGGGATATCCTTACCCGCTACGGGGGCGATGAGTTTGCCTTTATTCTTCCCGGGCGGAACTTGCGGGAAGCAAAAGAGTTATGCGATGATATATGCAGAAGAATGCGTTCAATGACTGTTGAAGTACAGAGCAAAGCCCCGATACGCATAAGCACCAGTATCGGGATCGCAGCCGTTTCCGACGATGCACCCTTTGGGGATGATCTTGTCAAGCTGGCAGATGAGGCCTTGTACAAAGCCAAGGAAGCCGGCCGCGGCCGGGCTGTCACTTACAGCGGGAGATAA
- a CDS encoding DHH family phosphoesterase encodes MRKSDFQSIAAKNRTVLNIMGALIQSRNVLVLGHKNSDEDCIASMVAISLLVKKLNRNVSILLTEQIHERFLYLLNICRYNAINIIPDCSGIINEIDTICVVDTPKPTMLQSCQGAEKLLHSSAVKVIEFDHHLAADSAYIAPQETALVATASSTCELIGYLALKIRCLRDLFEGIDVDDIFSRNFVLAVLTGIVGDSKMGKFIKNHRERWFYELFSSWFSRLLSEKTHRTSSNLSSMEEIFKEITRLSKLEERCFKFFMQHKQNAKCISYIILDRSQTSPLPKDTDMDLFVSTARSVTDALAEMSGCLGMVAYYDPPEVSDLIQFRIRRSHSFEGFDLREILTAADIDNGGGHEGAIGFRIPASRIPDIQEFCRKLLEIIDDLLASPSRTPREKS; translated from the coding sequence ATGAGAAAAAGCGATTTCCAAAGCATTGCTGCCAAGAACAGAACAGTACTGAATATAATGGGGGCACTGATTCAGAGCCGCAATGTGCTGGTGCTGGGGCATAAAAACAGCGACGAGGACTGCATCGCCTCAATGGTAGCAATATCTCTCCTTGTCAAGAAGCTCAACAGGAACGTTTCGATTCTTCTAACCGAACAGATACATGAGCGTTTTCTCTATTTATTAAATATCTGCCGATACAACGCCATTAACATTATTCCGGACTGCTCCGGGATTATAAACGAAATTGATACCATCTGTGTTGTGGACACACCGAAACCGACAATGCTGCAAAGCTGCCAGGGAGCGGAGAAACTGCTTCATTCTTCCGCTGTAAAGGTAATTGAATTCGATCATCACCTGGCGGCGGATTCTGCGTACATCGCACCCCAGGAAACAGCCCTGGTGGCAACGGCCTCATCAACCTGCGAACTGATCGGATACCTGGCCCTCAAGATAAGATGCCTGCGCGATCTATTCGAAGGTATCGATGTTGACGATATCTTCAGCCGTAACTTTGTACTGGCCGTACTGACAGGGATTGTTGGGGACTCAAAGATGGGGAAGTTCATCAAAAACCACAGGGAACGCTGGTTTTATGAACTCTTCTCCTCCTGGTTCTCCCGGCTTCTCAGTGAGAAGACTCACAGGACATCGTCAAATCTCTCTTCCATGGAAGAAATTTTCAAGGAGATAACCCGGCTTTCCAAGCTTGAGGAACGCTGTTTTAAATTCTTTATGCAGCATAAGCAGAATGCAAAATGTATCTCCTACATTATCCTTGACCGGTCGCAGACCTCCCCCCTTCCGAAGGATACCGATATGGACCTCTTTGTCTCCACTGCCAGGTCGGTAACGGATGCCCTGGCGGAAATGAGCGGCTGCCTGGGGATGGTTGCCTACTATGATCCGCCGGAAGTATCCGATCTTATCCAGTTCCGTATCCGCCGCAGCCATTCCTTTGAGGGATTCGACCTCAGGGAAATCCTTACTGCTGCAGATATTGACAACGGCGGAGGACACGAAGGAGCAATCGGTTTCCGGATTCCTGCCAGCCGGATCCCGGACATACAGGAATTCTGCCGGAAACTTTTAGAAATCATTGATGATCTGCTTGCTTCACCAAGCAGGACTCCACGGGAGAAGAGCTGA
- a CDS encoding LuxR C-terminal-related transcriptional regulator, producing the protein MIAGSSRDNNQGRRGIPSPRHRVPESSSLYQAPERLAAKVSTYRGRMPCIVNIIAPVGYGKTSLAAAVSRTFFSRHIWLTLTEEYSPDLPFRSDLARAFQEAGFVFSEEPESGEIFHDQTPVCLVLDNLHLLPREESSCLIRLFSVLPQKSLIVLCSDEDHSLPLSLLRIDNRILELRIEDMAATKADAEAFFARLGSSPSGEELELVLQKTGGWWACIRLFAVTWAQLTTDDRKNFLIQFRATDRFIREFLTENIDSRLFPEHIHLLQSISVCSHIRIELAAILCGQQEDLVRKSFHDLELRYLLLPGGHGWYRLPVMLKQYYYAGLDRETRKILHRRASEWFGLQQMPKMTAHHLRKAGIQSPLAPRETEILVQASRGLNNAEIGEQLFISQGTVKWHMNRILEKLGCSNRTAAVEIARKNGFITV; encoded by the coding sequence ATGATCGCCGGATCCTCACGGGACAACAACCAGGGCCGGAGGGGAATTCCCTCACCCCGTCACCGAGTTCCGGAAAGCAGCAGTTTGTATCAGGCACCGGAACGGCTTGCAGCAAAGGTATCCACGTACCGGGGCCGAATGCCCTGCATTGTGAACATAATTGCTCCGGTAGGATATGGAAAAACCAGTCTGGCTGCTGCTGTAAGCCGTACATTTTTTTCCAGACATATCTGGCTGACCCTGACTGAGGAGTATTCCCCGGACCTCCCGTTCCGTTCAGACCTGGCGAGGGCCTTTCAGGAGGCAGGGTTCGTTTTCAGCGAAGAGCCGGAATCAGGAGAGATTTTTCACGATCAGACGCCGGTCTGCCTTGTCCTGGATAATCTGCATCTACTGCCCCGGGAAGAATCATCCTGTCTTATCAGGCTGTTCTCCGTCCTGCCGCAAAAAAGTCTGATAGTACTCTGCTCCGATGAAGACCACAGCCTGCCCCTTTCGCTTCTGCGTATTGATAATCGGATACTGGAACTCCGGATTGAGGACATGGCCGCCACAAAAGCCGATGCAGAAGCCTTTTTCGCCCGTCTCGGATCATCCCCATCCGGGGAGGAACTGGAACTCGTTCTTCAGAAAACCGGCGGCTGGTGGGCCTGTATACGGCTGTTTGCGGTTACCTGGGCTCAGCTCACGACTGATGACCGGAAAAACTTTCTCATTCAATTCAGAGCTACTGACCGCTTTATTCGGGAATTTCTTACCGAGAATATCGACTCCCGGCTTTTTCCGGAACACATTCATCTGCTGCAAAGCATTTCAGTCTGCTCCCATATACGCATTGAGCTTGCTGCGATCCTTTGCGGACAGCAGGAGGATCTGGTCCGAAAAAGCTTCCATGATCTGGAGCTCCGCTATCTGCTGCTTCCAGGCGGTCATGGCTGGTATCGTCTTCCGGTCATGCTGAAACAGTACTACTACGCCGGGCTGGACCGGGAAACCCGGAAAATACTGCACCGAAGGGCTTCAGAATGGTTCGGACTGCAGCAGATGCCCAAAATGACAGCCCATCATCTCCGCAAAGCAGGCATACAATCGCCCCTGGCACCAAGGGAAACAGAAATTCTTGTTCAGGCCTCCAGGGGACTGAATAACGCGGAAATTGGAGAACAACTTTTTATCAGCCAGGGAACTGTAAAATGGCACATGAACAGGATCCTGGAAAAGCTCGGCTGCAGCAACAGGACCGCTGCCGTGGAAATAGCCAGGAAAAACGGATTCATCACCGTTTAA
- a CDS encoding FlgD immunoglobulin-like domain containing protein yields MRWKIYTIACIAALSLLAGCTSFEGSIPIESQTAEAYYISPKNSDGIKDFLAIPVDFPEIKGLSISSYEYSIRRDDGTHLFTFTEQAEPPPWYKRLFRAKAAVKLPRELVWDGRGNDGNFAPDGNYFLFVSASDAKGNHGEAGPISVVVDDTSPSVDVMLPYTVFSPNGDQNRDTLDVYFREASLEELWEARIMNRGNVTAISYSWREFPENISWNGSSKSGELLEDGEYTLQVSSTDMAGNSFSWQSEPLLKESALPPVSARLSDTILSPNGDGIKDSLILYLDAETPDRIVNATISVIDRNGKTLASLPAPALYPASIPIDGKMENGRNIPDGIYYIQFSAEYRNGAKPSAVTPHLRIDTTPPSGVVSVDYRLFSPDGDGRRDEISFHQSSEAASEWNGTIADQSGRTVFQRSFGPRAPGFSWDGRDLQANILPDGIYSYTLQGTDEAGNRTVRRIEGIRIDTRPTPIALRLLDASFSPNGDGITETARFTPVVEITEGIVAWTFEVSDSSDSMVYTLSGSSFDDLPRTIIWTGAEAEEGLYGGRLTAEYEKGNISVTASPERVSLDISGPRISAQVSPLPFGPDGDGVNDRLLIKIRTEDPSGVLNREAQIMDPAGNLFLTLPAAAFSAAGWSWDGKSATGELVQAASDYSLRVRSSDTVGNETTYEHTVPVDILVIRDGNRLKISISSIYFKPNTPDYINVESETAKRNLATLDRLAEILRKYSDYRIRLEGHGVRVYWDQRQRWQTEETEVLVPLSRARAEAIRAALSSRGIKPERMSIEGFGGYRPVVPHGDLDNRWKNRRVEFILVK; encoded by the coding sequence ATGAGATGGAAGATTTACACAATCGCATGTATTGCAGCGCTGTCCCTGCTGGCAGGCTGCACAAGTTTCGAAGGGTCCATTCCCATCGAAAGTCAAACCGCCGAAGCATATTATATCTCACCAAAGAACAGTGACGGCATCAAGGATTTCCTCGCCATACCTGTGGATTTCCCTGAGATAAAAGGCCTGTCTATCAGTTCTTATGAGTATTCCATTCGCCGTGACGATGGAACACACCTCTTTACCTTTACCGAACAGGCAGAGCCCCCTCCCTGGTACAAAAGGCTTTTCAGAGCAAAGGCGGCGGTTAAACTTCCCCGGGAGCTTGTCTGGGATGGACGGGGAAATGATGGGAACTTCGCCCCCGATGGAAATTATTTTCTTTTCGTAAGCGCCTCCGACGCAAAAGGTAACCATGGAGAAGCCGGCCCAATCAGTGTGGTTGTCGACGATACCAGTCCTTCCGTAGACGTTATGCTTCCCTATACCGTGTTTTCACCAAACGGGGACCAGAACCGCGATACCCTTGATGTCTATTTCCGGGAAGCCTCCCTGGAAGAGCTGTGGGAAGCCCGGATAATGAACAGGGGGAATGTTACGGCCATCAGCTACAGCTGGCGAGAATTTCCCGAAAACATCAGCTGGAACGGCAGCAGTAAAAGCGGAGAACTTCTGGAAGATGGGGAGTACACACTCCAGGTTAGTTCAACAGACATGGCGGGCAACAGCTTCAGCTGGCAAAGCGAGCCCCTTCTGAAGGAATCGGCCCTGCCTCCCGTTTCGGCCAGGCTTTCGGATACCATACTCTCACCCAACGGCGACGGTATAAAGGATTCGCTTATCCTGTATCTGGATGCCGAAACACCGGACCGCATTGTCAACGCAACGATAAGCGTCATAGACAGAAACGGAAAAACCCTGGCAAGCCTGCCCGCCCCGGCACTCTACCCCGCATCCATACCGATAGACGGGAAAATGGAAAACGGACGGAACATCCCGGACGGCATCTACTATATTCAGTTCAGTGCGGAATACCGCAACGGGGCCAAACCCTCGGCAGTAACGCCTCATCTTCGCATTGACACGACTCCCCCCTCTGGAGTGGTGAGCGTGGATTACCGGCTCTTCTCACCGGATGGCGACGGGCGCAGAGACGAGATAAGCTTCCATCAGAGCAGCGAAGCCGCCAGCGAATGGAACGGGACCATTGCAGATCAAAGCGGCCGCACAGTTTTTCAGCGGAGTTTCGGCCCCAGGGCTCCCGGTTTCAGCTGGGACGGCCGGGACCTGCAGGCAAACATTCTGCCCGACGGTATCTACAGCTATACCCTGCAGGGGACCGATGAGGCCGGCAACAGGACTGTACGCAGAATAGAGGGCATCCGAATCGATACCCGGCCTACCCCGATAGCCCTGCGTTTACTGGATGCCAGCTTCAGTCCGAACGGTGACGGAATAACCGAAACCGCCCGCTTTACACCTGTGGTAGAGATAACTGAAGGTATTGTCGCCTGGACCTTTGAGGTTTCTGACAGCAGCGATTCTATGGTATATACCCTTTCCGGCAGCAGCTTTGATGACCTACCGCGGACCATCATCTGGACAGGCGCAGAAGCGGAAGAAGGACTCTACGGCGGCCGTCTGACAGCAGAATATGAAAAAGGCAATATTTCCGTTACCGCGAGCCCGGAACGGGTGTCTCTGGACATCAGCGGGCCGCGAATCAGTGCGCAGGTATCCCCTCTTCCTTTTGGACCTGACGGCGACGGCGTCAACGACCGTCTGTTGATTAAAATCCGCACGGAAGACCCCTCGGGCGTTCTAAACAGGGAAGCGCAGATCATGGACCCCGCGGGCAATCTCTTTCTGACCCTTCCTGCTGCTGCCTTCAGTGCCGCCGGCTGGTCCTGGGACGGTAAATCCGCCACTGGAGAGCTGGTACAGGCTGCTTCAGACTATTCCCTTAGGGTCCGATCGAGCGATACCGTGGGCAATGAAACAACCTACGAGCATACAGTTCCGGTGGATATACTGGTAATCCGCGATGGGAACCGTTTGAAGATCAGTATCTCCAGTATTTACTTTAAACCGAACACCCCGGACTATATCAACGTGGAGTCAGAGACTGCCAAACGCAATCTCGCCACCCTGGACAGACTGGCAGAGATACTCAGGAAATATTCCGATTACCGGATCCGCCTGGAAGGGCACGGCGTACGGGTTTACTGGGACCAGAGGCAGCGCTGGCAGACCGAAGAGACAGAAGTACTGGTCCCCCTCTCCAGGGCCCGGGCAGAAGCAATTCGGGCAGCCTTGAGCTCCCGCGGGATAAAACCCGAGCGGATGAGCATAGAAGGCTTCGGAGGGTACAGGCCGGTAGTCCCCCATGGCGACCTGGATAACCGCTGGAAAAACCGGCGGGTGGAGTTTATCCTGGTTAAATAA
- a CDS encoding IS110 family transposase, which yields MEEKIRYVGIDLGKRTYQCAILDEKAKNQQFNGKADGIGLERLAKRLGNDDLVGLEAGNNAFNIARYLTDRVGCHVVVLNPGKLAMIYQSLKKTDREDAVQIARLLQRNPVEELPTVPLPTKKEEEERSVVAELATYKADRTRYINRLHSVFLDSGITTITKADLKTASNREKNVLTLLTGRHVREARRLIEMVAYCEAIIEDLEQETKQFLESEKNTGILMSVPGVGPATALAFIAYVGDGSRFANADQVANYAGLTPRVDSSGETHRMGPISKRGCAYLRRVIVQAAWSLVRSKSGGHLKEAYKTLITRKPKAVAIIAIARRLVKLLYTLVTKKTYYRYSQLKERLAKLKYHKLQIIGLGS from the coding sequence ATGGAAGAGAAGATTCGGTATGTAGGCATCGACCTTGGTAAACGGACTTACCAGTGTGCGATTCTCGATGAGAAAGCCAAGAATCAACAGTTCAATGGAAAAGCCGATGGGATTGGCTTAGAGCGACTTGCCAAGAGATTGGGTAATGATGATTTGGTAGGACTGGAAGCGGGGAACAATGCGTTCAATATTGCTCGATATCTGACTGACCGGGTTGGGTGCCATGTTGTTGTTCTGAACCCTGGGAAGCTTGCAATGATTTACCAATCGCTGAAAAAAACGGATAGGGAAGATGCAGTACAAATTGCCCGCCTGTTACAGCGGAACCCGGTAGAAGAATTGCCAACCGTACCGTTGCCAACGAAGAAAGAGGAAGAGGAGAGGTCAGTTGTAGCCGAACTGGCAACTTACAAAGCAGACCGAACAAGGTACATAAACCGGCTCCATAGTGTGTTTCTCGATTCGGGTATTACAACGATAACGAAAGCGGATCTAAAAACGGCATCGAACAGAGAGAAGAACGTATTGACCCTTCTTACCGGACGGCATGTTCGAGAAGCGAGGCGACTGATAGAAATGGTTGCCTACTGTGAAGCGATTATTGAAGATTTAGAACAGGAAACAAAGCAGTTCCTGGAATCCGAGAAGAACACTGGGATTCTCATGTCTGTCCCAGGAGTCGGTCCTGCTACCGCGTTGGCTTTTATTGCCTACGTAGGGGATGGAAGTCGATTTGCGAATGCAGATCAGGTGGCAAACTACGCAGGCCTCACACCTCGGGTCGATAGCTCTGGGGAAACTCATCGAATGGGGCCAATATCAAAGCGAGGATGTGCATATTTGCGCAGAGTGATCGTACAGGCAGCATGGTCACTGGTGCGTTCGAAAAGTGGGGGGCACTTGAAAGAGGCTTACAAAACTTTAATCACTCGAAAACCTAAAGCAGTAGCGATTATTGCCATTGCTCGGAGATTAGTAAAGCTTCTGTACACCTTGGTGACAAAGAAGACATATTATCGGTATAGCCAGCTTAAAGAGAGGCTTGCGAAGCTGAAATATCATAAATTACAAATTATTGGATTGGGGTCTTGA